Proteins from one Candidatus Roseilinea sp. genomic window:
- a CDS encoding cobalamin biosynthesis protein CobW — protein sequence MSKKLKPIPITILTGFLGAGKTTLLNRILKGDHGLRVAVLVNDFGAVNIDAELIVGVEGETVSLANGCICCTIRDDLVRAVLNLLEREPPPEYILVETSGVSDPYAVAQSFFLPALRPFVRVDSIITVVDAEQIRDLTQDNAMLAVDQVSAADIVVLNKVDLVTPDQLRKVKDWIYEVTPRARILETTYGRAPLELLLGVGKFTVEKLAQREQRDIHTHEVHARGSEGEHDHAHDHDHHHDHTLVFSTWHYKTDEPLMYEALCDAVDALPTTIYRAKGIVYLKEAPDRKALMHVVGRRATLTIGEPWQTQKPRTQIVVIGSYGGVDGEALRTLFDACRASAVEAAGDDKLQRALEWVRRNWPKPFSSG from the coding sequence ATGAGTAAGAAGCTCAAACCCATCCCAATTACGATCCTGACCGGCTTCCTCGGCGCCGGCAAGACGACGCTCCTCAACCGTATCTTGAAAGGCGACCACGGCCTGCGCGTGGCCGTGTTGGTGAACGATTTCGGCGCCGTGAACATTGATGCCGAGCTGATCGTAGGCGTCGAAGGCGAAACCGTCAGCCTGGCCAACGGCTGCATTTGCTGCACCATCCGCGATGATTTAGTGCGCGCTGTCCTCAACCTGCTCGAACGCGAGCCGCCGCCGGAATATATCCTCGTCGAAACCAGCGGCGTCTCCGACCCGTATGCTGTAGCGCAATCGTTCTTCCTGCCTGCCCTGCGTCCCTTCGTGCGGGTGGACAGCATCATCACGGTGGTGGATGCTGAGCAGATTCGCGACCTCACTCAGGATAACGCAATGCTGGCGGTGGATCAAGTCAGTGCTGCCGACATCGTCGTGCTGAACAAGGTTGACCTGGTGACGCCGGATCAATTACGGAAGGTGAAAGACTGGATTTACGAAGTGACGCCCCGCGCGCGCATCTTGGAGACGACCTACGGCCGGGCACCGCTGGAATTGCTGCTCGGCGTCGGCAAGTTCACCGTTGAGAAGCTGGCTCAACGCGAACAGCGCGACATACACACCCACGAGGTTCATGCGCGTGGCAGCGAAGGCGAGCACGACCATGCGCATGACCACGACCATCATCACGATCACACGCTGGTGTTCAGCACCTGGCACTACAAGACCGACGAGCCGCTGATGTATGAAGCGCTGTGCGACGCTGTAGATGCGCTGCCGACGACGATCTACCGCGCGAAGGGCATCGTGTATTTGAAGGAAGCCCCCGATCGCAAAGCGCTGATGCACGTCGTTGGCCGGCGCGCCACCTTGACCATCGGCGAGCCTTGGCAGACGCAAAAGCCGCGCACGCAGATCGTGGTGATCGGCAGCTACGGCGGCGTGGACGGCGAGGCCCTGCGCACGCTGTTCGACGCCTGTCGCGCCAGCGCCGTCGAGGCGGCCGGCGACGACAAGCTGCAACGCGCGCTCGAATGGGTGCGCCGCAACTGGCCGAAGCCGTTTTCGAGCGGATAA
- a CDS encoding GTP-binding protein encodes MSTAQSPLPVTVLSGFLGAGKTTLLNHVLNNREGRRVAVIVNDMSEVNIDAQLVRDGAQLSRVEERLVEMTNGCICCTLREDLLVEVARLAREGRFDYLLIESTGISEPLPVAETFTFELADDQGRSFSLSDVARLDTMVTVVDAYNFLRDFNEAEDLRARGLAAGEEDERTITDLLVEQVEFANVIVINKTDLVNESELIRLEGILRRLNPDARIVRASHGRVPLNAVLNTGLFSFEKAARAPGWLKELRGEHVPETEEYGVSSIVYRARRPFHPQRLWEAVNADWSSTNVLRSKGFFWLASRMDEAGLWSQAGALLRIEYAGRWYAGVPREQWPDYARAEVEAHWQEPFGDRRQEIVFIGADLKRDLVQAVMDSCLLTDEEMAAGPQAWRRFPDPFPAW; translated from the coding sequence ATGTCAACTGCTCAATCACCTTTGCCGGTGACGGTGCTCTCCGGCTTCCTGGGCGCCGGCAAAACCACGTTGCTGAATCACGTACTGAACAACCGCGAAGGGCGACGCGTCGCCGTCATCGTCAACGACATGAGCGAGGTCAACATTGACGCCCAGCTTGTGCGTGACGGCGCGCAGCTCAGCCGCGTCGAAGAACGGCTGGTGGAGATGACCAACGGCTGCATCTGCTGCACCCTGCGCGAGGACTTGCTGGTAGAGGTGGCGCGGCTGGCGCGCGAGGGCCGCTTTGACTACTTGCTGATCGAGTCCACGGGCATCTCTGAGCCGCTGCCGGTCGCCGAAACGTTCACCTTTGAGCTGGCGGATGACCAGGGGCGCAGCTTCTCGCTCTCCGATGTAGCCCGGCTGGACACGATGGTGACGGTGGTGGATGCGTATAACTTCCTGCGCGACTTCAACGAGGCGGAGGACCTGCGCGCGCGGGGCCTGGCCGCCGGTGAGGAAGATGAACGCACCATCACCGATTTGTTGGTGGAACAGGTGGAGTTCGCTAACGTCATCGTCATCAACAAAACAGACCTCGTCAACGAGTCGGAGCTGATTCGGTTGGAGGGCATCCTGCGCCGGCTGAATCCCGATGCGCGCATTGTGCGCGCATCGCATGGCCGCGTGCCGCTGAACGCCGTGCTGAACACCGGCCTGTTCAGCTTTGAGAAGGCTGCCCGGGCGCCGGGTTGGCTGAAGGAGCTGCGCGGCGAACATGTGCCCGAGACGGAGGAATATGGCGTCAGCAGCATCGTCTATCGCGCGCGGCGGCCCTTCCACCCGCAGCGCCTGTGGGAAGCGGTGAACGCCGACTGGAGCAGCACGAACGTGCTCCGCTCGAAGGGCTTCTTCTGGTTAGCCTCGCGCATGGATGAGGCCGGCTTGTGGTCACAGGCCGGCGCGCTGCTGCGCATCGAGTATGCCGGCCGGTGGTACGCGGGGGTGCCGCGCGAGCAGTGGCCGGACTACGCGCGCGCCGAGGTCGAAGCTCACTGGCAAGAACCCTTCGGCGACCGTCGCCAAGAGATCGTCTTCATCGGCGCCGATCTCAAGCGCGATCTGGTGCAGGCGGTGATGGATTCCTGCCTGCTCACCGATGAAGAGATGGCTGCCGGCCCGCAGGCTTGGCGGCGCTTCCCCGACCCATTCCCAGCCTGGTGA
- a CDS encoding membrane protein — MNILDWFLAPFQYNFMRTAALAGVLVSLTCASLGAYVVLRRMAFIGDALAHTVLPGLVIAYLNRWNMTIGAVLAGIVTALGIGWLSRRREVREDTAIGILFTGMFALGILLMSSVRSFRDFTHMLFGYIVGVTDAQLRLFALITLVVLGVLILLHKELELTSFDPTHAEVIGLRPDRLRYVLLVLMALAVVGAIQAVGVVLTSALLIVPSAAAAMVTRRLVPMMVFASIIAVWATLVGLLASYHLDVSSGATIVLTCIVCFLTAWGLRALREQLSRKQRASDA; from the coding sequence ATGAACATCCTCGATTGGTTTCTTGCGCCGTTTCAATACAACTTCATGCGCACAGCAGCTCTGGCCGGCGTTTTGGTCAGCCTGACGTGCGCATCGCTTGGCGCCTATGTGGTGCTGCGGCGCATGGCGTTCATCGGCGATGCGCTGGCGCACACCGTCCTGCCGGGCCTGGTGATCGCTTACTTGAACCGCTGGAATATGACCATCGGCGCGGTGCTGGCCGGCATCGTTACTGCGCTTGGCATCGGCTGGCTCTCCCGCCGCCGCGAGGTGCGCGAGGACACGGCCATCGGCATCTTGTTCACCGGCATGTTCGCGCTGGGCATCTTGCTGATGAGCAGCGTGCGCAGCTTCCGCGACTTTACCCACATGCTCTTCGGCTACATCGTTGGGGTGACCGATGCCCAGTTGCGCCTATTTGCGCTCATCACGCTGGTCGTCCTGGGCGTGCTCATTCTGCTGCACAAGGAGCTCGAGCTGACCTCGTTTGATCCGACGCACGCCGAGGTGATCGGCTTACGACCGGATCGCCTGCGCTACGTGCTGCTGGTGCTGATGGCGTTGGCGGTGGTCGGCGCGATCCAAGCCGTCGGCGTGGTGCTGACCAGCGCGCTGCTGATCGTGCCGTCGGCAGCAGCGGCGATGGTGACGCGTCGCTTGGTGCCGATGATGGTGTTCGCCTCCATCATTGCCGTATGGGCCACGCTTGTAGGCCTGCTGGCCTCCTATCACTTGGATGTCTCTTCCGGCGCAACGATCGTGCTGACGTGCATCGTTTGCTTCTTGACGGCTTGGGGGCTGCGAGCGCTGCGCGAGCAATTGAGCCGGAAGCAGCGCGCCTCCGACGCCTGA
- a CDS encoding manganese ABC transporter ATP-binding protein, whose amino-acid sequence MRVCLPYGGRCREQPPTDAPALAAQGVVVRYPGAARAALDGLDLVVPAGARVALVGPNGAGKSTLLKAIAGLLPIAAGSLRVFGAPVGAFRHRVAYLAQRGELDWNFPVSVRRLVLTGRYPHLGWLRWPTRADWRRADEALAQLHLLDLAERQIGELSGGQQQRALLARALAQEADLLLLDEPLNAVDAATRDVVSAVLRDLQRQGRTVIVATHELDRLQADFDDALFLMDGQVVARGLGAVGESVHQTLLGDHRVAVAV is encoded by the coding sequence ATGCGCGTTTGCTTGCCCTACGGCGGACGTTGCCGTGAGCAGCCGCCAACCGATGCGCCGGCCTTGGCCGCGCAGGGTGTGGTGGTGCGCTATCCGGGGGCAGCGCGGGCAGCCCTAGACGGCCTAGACTTGGTGGTGCCTGCCGGCGCGCGCGTGGCGCTGGTCGGCCCGAACGGCGCCGGCAAGTCCACCTTGCTGAAAGCCATCGCCGGCCTGCTGCCGATTGCCGCGGGCAGCCTGCGTGTTTTTGGCGCGCCGGTCGGCGCTTTCCGTCATCGCGTGGCTTACCTGGCCCAGCGCGGGGAGTTGGATTGGAACTTCCCGGTCAGCGTGCGTCGGTTGGTGTTGACCGGCCGCTACCCTCATCTGGGCTGGTTGCGCTGGCCAACGCGCGCGGATTGGCGGCGGGCGGATGAGGCGCTGGCGCAGTTGCACCTGCTCGACTTGGCTGAACGCCAAATCGGCGAGCTATCCGGCGGCCAACAGCAACGCGCGTTGTTGGCGCGCGCGCTGGCGCAGGAGGCGGACCTGCTGTTGCTCGACGAGCCGCTCAACGCCGTGGATGCCGCGACGCGCGACGTAGTGTCGGCCGTGCTGCGCGACCTGCAGCGCCAGGGCAGGACAGTGATCGTCGCCACGCACGAGCTCGACCGTCTGCAAGCCGACTTCGACGACGCGCTGTTCCTCATGGATGGCCAGGTGGTGGCGCGCGGCCTCGGCGCCGTCGGCGAGAGCGTCCATCAAACGTTGCTTGGCGACCATCGCGTAGCAGTTGCCGTATGA
- a CDS encoding metal ABC transporter substrate-binding protein, whose product MSRVRLRMSTIVAELHLVYFALLMRIILNKKKAVDGEEVTQTMKNPAVMKAGSLLAAAALLMAGCAAPQAQPTPAAPAATPTPNSSAAAPKLKVLATFSIIADLVQNVAGDKVELVTLVGPGADSHDYEPTPSDVAKVADAQLIFENGLMFESWLERLYEAAGSRARRVVLSEGIDPRVFEETHGEDEHGHAHDAEGKEGSKEAGHSHDEAKAGDQAHEHGEYDPHVWQDVRNAIQMVRNIAQALREVDPANADFYAANAEAYIAQLEALDEEIVSLIEQIPEARRKLVTSHEALGYFADRYGFEMIGAVLGTLSATASEPSTQDFAKLAEAVKAEGVDVIFLENVTNPQAVERLAREAGIRVGPSLFTDALSAPGEPGATYIDMMRYNARAIRDALTQ is encoded by the coding sequence ATGTCGCGTGTGCGCTTGCGCATGTCCACGATTGTAGCCGAACTGCATCTGGTATACTTCGCATTACTGATGAGAATCATTCTCAATAAGAAGAAAGCCGTTGACGGAGAGGAGGTCACGCAGACGATGAAGAACCCCGCTGTGATGAAGGCCGGTTCGCTGCTTGCAGCAGCAGCGCTCCTGATGGCGGGATGCGCTGCGCCGCAAGCCCAGCCAACTCCCGCTGCGCCCGCTGCGACGCCGACGCCCAACAGCAGCGCTGCGGCGCCCAAGCTGAAGGTGCTGGCGACGTTTAGCATCATCGCCGACTTGGTGCAGAACGTGGCCGGCGACAAAGTGGAACTGGTCACCCTGGTCGGCCCAGGCGCCGACTCCCATGACTATGAACCGACGCCGTCCGACGTCGCTAAAGTCGCTGACGCCCAACTGATCTTCGAGAATGGCTTGATGTTCGAGTCCTGGCTCGAGCGCCTCTACGAGGCGGCCGGCTCGCGCGCCAGGCGCGTGGTGTTGAGCGAAGGCATAGACCCGCGCGTGTTCGAGGAGACGCACGGTGAGGATGAGCACGGCCATGCGCACGATGCGGAGGGCAAAGAGGGCAGCAAGGAAGCCGGTCATAGCCACGATGAGGCAAAGGCCGGCGATCAAGCCCACGAGCACGGCGAATACGACCCGCATGTGTGGCAGGATGTGCGCAACGCCATCCAAATGGTGCGCAATATCGCCCAAGCCCTCCGCGAGGTTGACCCTGCGAATGCCGACTTCTACGCCGCCAATGCCGAAGCCTACATCGCTCAGCTTGAAGCGCTGGATGAAGAAATCGTCAGCCTGATCGAGCAGATCCCCGAAGCGCGGCGCAAGTTGGTGACCTCGCATGAGGCGCTGGGTTACTTCGCCGACCGTTACGGGTTTGAGATGATCGGCGCAGTGTTAGGCACCCTGTCGGCGACGGCGAGCGAGCCTTCCACGCAAGACTTCGCCAAGCTAGCCGAGGCCGTCAAAGCCGAGGGCGTGGATGTGATCTTCTTGGAGAACGTCACCAATCCCCAGGCGGTGGAGCGCTTGGCCCGCGAGGCCGGCATCCGAGTGGGGCCTTCGCTCTTCACCGATGCGCTGAGCGCGCCGGGCGAGCCGGGCGCAACCTACATTGACATGATGCGTTACAACGCGCGCGCCATCCGCGACGCATTGACGCAGTGA
- a CDS encoding oxidoreductase encodes MTNRILRWGLLSTARINRSLIPPLRASPRNRLVGVASRDPARAAAYAREWNIERAFGSYEAMLESPDIDVVYISLPNSLHAQWTIQALRAGKHVLCEKPLATRVEDVDAIMATAAATGRVVAEAFMYRHHPQTLQVKSLIERGAIGEVRLAHGAFTFTLTDRTNVRMNAGLDGGSVWDVGCYPISYARTMIGAEPVEAFGMQFTGPSGVDETFVGTLRFGEDVHAQFDCGFRTPFRMHMEIVGSEGLIVVPRPFKPTARETIYIGKAGDRLEPLTIEGPEWLYLGEVEDMADAILEGAAPRVSLKDSRGNVAAILALLRSAREGRPVAV; translated from the coding sequence ATGACCAACCGCATCCTGCGCTGGGGACTGCTCAGCACAGCCCGCATCAACCGCTCGCTGATTCCACCGCTGCGCGCGTCGCCGCGCAATCGGCTGGTCGGCGTCGCCAGCCGCGATCCGGCCAGAGCCGCAGCCTACGCGCGAGAATGGAACATCGAGCGCGCTTTCGGCAGCTACGAGGCCATGCTGGAAAGCCCAGACATTGACGTCGTTTACATCTCCCTGCCCAACAGCCTGCACGCCCAGTGGACGATCCAGGCGCTGCGCGCCGGCAAGCACGTGCTGTGCGAGAAGCCCCTTGCCACGCGCGTCGAGGACGTGGACGCCATCATGGCAACGGCAGCAGCCACCGGTCGGGTCGTCGCCGAGGCATTCATGTACCGCCACCATCCGCAAACGCTCCAGGTAAAGTCACTGATCGAGCGCGGCGCGATCGGCGAGGTGCGCCTGGCACATGGCGCGTTCACCTTCACCTTGACCGACCGCACCAACGTCCGCATGAACGCCGGCTTGGACGGCGGCAGCGTCTGGGATGTCGGCTGCTACCCGATCAGCTATGCGCGCACGATGATCGGCGCCGAGCCGGTGGAGGCGTTCGGCATGCAATTCACCGGCCCGAGCGGTGTAGATGAGACATTCGTGGGGACGCTGCGGTTCGGCGAAGACGTCCACGCGCAGTTCGACTGCGGCTTCCGCACCCCATTTCGCATGCACATGGAAATCGTCGGCAGCGAGGGGTTGATCGTCGTCCCACGCCCGTTCAAACCCACGGCGCGCGAGACGATCTACATCGGCAAAGCCGGCGACCGGCTCGAGCCGCTCACCATCGAGGGGCCAGAGTGGCTCTACCTCGGCGAAGTGGAAGACATGGCCGACGCCATCTTGGAGGGCGCAGCGCCGCGCGTCAGCCTGAAGGATAGCCGCGGCAATGTCGCTGCGATCTTGGCGCTGTTGCGTTCGGCGCGCGAGGGCAGGCCGGTCGCGGTGTGA
- a CDS encoding alkyl hydroperoxide reductase AhpD: MSKMIEYGDASDEVRAVYDDIRATRKTEYINNFWKVLAQHPPTLRRTWQMVKEVMTGPGELDPLTRELIYVAVSVTNGCEYCIASHTAAARAKGMTDAMFGELMAIVGVANMTNRLANGFQVEVDEGFKR; the protein is encoded by the coding sequence ATGAGCAAGATGATCGAATACGGAGACGCCAGCGACGAAGTGCGCGCGGTGTATGACGACATCCGCGCCACGCGCAAGACCGAATACATCAACAACTTCTGGAAGGTCCTCGCGCAACATCCCCCCACCCTACGCCGCACCTGGCAGATGGTGAAGGAAGTGATGACCGGCCCGGGCGAACTCGACCCCTTGACGCGCGAGCTGATCTACGTGGCCGTGAGCGTGACGAACGGCTGCGAATACTGCATCGCTTCACACACGGCCGCCGCGCGCGCCAAGGGCATGACCGACGCGATGTTCGGCGAGCTGATGGCCATCGTCGGCGTGGCCAATATGACCAACCGGCTGGCCAACGGCTTTCAAGTCGAGGTAGATGAGGGCTTCAAACGCTGA
- a CDS encoding 2-deoxy-D-gluconate 3-dehydrogenase, translated as MKDLFSVEGKAALVTGGSRGLGLAIAQGLSSAGAKVAVAARTAPPVEGLHFLPCDLMNADARAGLIERVVADLGAIDVLVHCAGQQHRRPAAEYPLDTFEEIYQLHVVAGMDLCQQAAHYMLPRGSGKIIFVSSVLGFQGGITVPAYSAAKHAVVGLVRALANEWAGRGVNVNAIAPGYMNTEMVAPLMNDPERGPAILRRIPAGRLGEPSELVGAVIFLASAASRYVHGHTLVVDGGWLAR; from the coding sequence ATGAAGGATCTGTTCAGCGTCGAAGGCAAAGCCGCTCTAGTCACGGGGGGGTCGCGCGGGTTAGGTCTGGCCATCGCCCAAGGTCTATCGTCTGCCGGAGCGAAAGTCGCCGTCGCAGCGCGCACGGCGCCGCCGGTTGAGGGGTTGCACTTTTTGCCATGTGACTTGATGAATGCCGACGCGCGCGCGGGATTGATAGAGCGCGTCGTTGCCGATCTGGGCGCGATTGACGTGCTCGTCCACTGCGCCGGCCAGCAGCATCGCCGGCCGGCCGCCGAGTACCCGCTGGACACATTCGAGGAGATCTATCAATTGCACGTCGTCGCCGGCATGGACCTGTGTCAGCAGGCTGCGCACTATATGCTGCCGCGCGGCTCCGGCAAGATCATCTTCGTCAGCAGCGTGCTCGGCTTCCAAGGCGGCATCACCGTGCCGGCCTATAGCGCCGCCAAGCATGCGGTGGTTGGGCTGGTCCGCGCGCTGGCCAACGAGTGGGCAGGCCGGGGGGTGAACGTCAACGCCATCGCGCCGGGCTACATGAACACCGAGATGGTCGCGCCGTTGATGAACGACCCCGAGCGCGGGCCGGCCATCCTGCGCCGCATTCCTGCCGGCCGGCTGGGTGAGCCGAGCGAATTGGTCGGTGCGGTGATCTTCCTGGCCAGCGCCGCCTCCCGCTACGTGCATGGCCACACGCTGGTCGTGGACGGTGGGTGGCTGGCGCGCTAG
- a CDS encoding ABC transporter ATP-binding protein: MFKSSNITWRLIRYVKPYRAVIIAAAVLFVISTALNLAFPLVSGQLVNAVTGVPVGLSVGQIIGILIAVFVARAVVDIGGQFLIAEAGESVTRDLRQSVYAHLQHLGLGFFANRRTGELTSRLSADVTVVRVALVNNVATLLSSVLTVVGSAALVVTINWRLTGVVLLIFPLATIVARLYSRSLRPLAAKVQDRLAEANAIAEEAISGVRVVKAFGRERYEVQRFNQASQEVFRASLKLSRIRATFGPLIGLMFFFALVGVLWLGSQEVSAGRLRAGDLVAFLLYGAVIAGGISGLASIFAQFQEAVGATRRLFEILDTQPEVRDAPDARDVGAVRGQITFDGVSFAYEDNREVLRDVSLDIAPGEILALVGPSGAGKSTVFNLIPRFYDPTRGAVLLDGVDLRRLKVASLRSTIAMVPQDTTLFSGTVRENILYGDLNAGEEAMIAAAKAANAHEFILALPKGYDTLVGERGIKLSGGQRQRIAIARAILRNPRILLLDEATSSLDSESEGLVQEALGRLMQGRTTIIIAHRLSTVQVAHRIAVLEKGRLVELGTHDELLAARGLYYKLYSLQFEVEAVDDSAQQVVTAQPAGEDGPGPRPRRRSFNPFAMLDAGAS, translated from the coding sequence TTGTTCAAATCAAGCAACATCACATGGCGGCTGATACGCTACGTCAAACCTTATCGCGCCGTGATCATCGCCGCCGCCGTCCTGTTTGTCATCAGCACGGCGCTCAACCTGGCCTTTCCGTTGGTGAGCGGCCAGTTGGTCAACGCGGTGACCGGCGTCCCCGTTGGGCTGAGCGTCGGGCAGATCATCGGCATTCTCATCGCCGTTTTTGTCGCGCGCGCGGTGGTGGACATTGGCGGCCAGTTTTTGATCGCCGAGGCCGGCGAATCGGTCACACGCGATTTGCGCCAGAGCGTCTATGCCCATCTGCAGCATCTGGGCCTGGGGTTCTTCGCCAACCGGCGCACGGGCGAGTTGACCTCGCGCCTGTCGGCCGATGTCACCGTCGTGCGCGTCGCGCTGGTGAACAACGTCGCCACCCTGCTCAGCAGCGTCCTGACCGTGGTCGGCTCGGCAGCGCTCGTCGTCACCATCAATTGGCGATTAACGGGCGTTGTGTTGTTGATCTTCCCGCTGGCGACGATCGTGGCGCGGCTCTACAGTCGCTCGTTGCGCCCGCTGGCGGCAAAGGTACAAGATCGTTTGGCCGAGGCGAATGCGATCGCCGAGGAAGCCATCAGCGGCGTGCGCGTGGTCAAGGCCTTCGGCCGCGAGCGGTATGAAGTTCAGCGTTTCAACCAGGCGTCGCAGGAGGTCTTTCGGGCCTCGCTCAAGCTCTCGCGCATTCGCGCGACGTTCGGCCCGTTGATCGGGTTGATGTTCTTCTTTGCGCTGGTTGGCGTGCTGTGGTTGGGTTCGCAGGAGGTGAGCGCCGGGCGGTTGCGCGCCGGCGACTTAGTCGCCTTCCTGCTGTATGGCGCGGTGATTGCCGGCGGCATCTCTGGGCTGGCAAGCATCTTTGCGCAGTTCCAGGAGGCCGTCGGGGCGACGCGCCGGCTGTTCGAGATTCTCGACACGCAGCCTGAGGTGCGCGACGCACCGGACGCGCGCGATGTCGGTGCTGTGCGGGGGCAGATCACCTTTGATGGCGTCTCCTTTGCCTACGAGGACAATCGCGAGGTGTTGCGCGATGTCTCGCTCGATATTGCCCCCGGTGAGATTCTAGCGCTCGTCGGGCCGAGCGGCGCCGGCAAATCCACCGTGTTCAACCTGATCCCGCGCTTCTACGACCCGACCCGAGGGGCGGTGTTGCTGGATGGCGTTGATCTGCGCCGCTTGAAGGTTGCGAGCCTTCGTTCGACCATCGCTATGGTGCCGCAAGACACGACGCTGTTCAGCGGCACGGTGCGCGAGAACATCCTTTACGGCGACCTGAATGCCGGCGAGGAGGCGATGATCGCCGCGGCCAAGGCGGCCAACGCGCACGAGTTCATCCTTGCGTTGCCCAAAGGATACGATACGCTCGTCGGCGAGCGTGGGATAAAACTGAGCGGCGGCCAGCGCCAGCGCATCGCTATCGCTCGCGCCATTTTGAGGAACCCGCGCATCTTGCTGCTCGACGAGGCCACTTCCTCGCTGGACAGCGAAAGCGAAGGTTTGGTGCAAGAGGCACTGGGGCGGTTGATGCAGGGCCGCACCACGATCATCATCGCGCACCGTCTGAGCACGGTGCAGGTGGCCCATCGCATCGCTGTTCTGGAGAAGGGACGGCTGGTGGAGCTGGGCACGCACGATGAGCTACTGGCCGCGCGCGGCTTGTACTACAAGCTGTATAGCTTGCAGTTCGAAGTCGAGGCCGTGGATGATTCGGCGCAGCAGGTTGTGACGGCTCAGCCCGCCGGCGAAGATGGCCCTGGGCCACGGCCGCGCCGGCGCAGCTTCAACCCTTTCGCTATGCTGGATGCCGGAGCGTCATGA
- a CDS encoding squalene synthase, which yields MMIRSLKLRTPSPDPESKLDLDRAFALCSEITRDHSKSFYFSTSFLPKDKRRAIRAFYAFCRTTDDTVDVLSKSDAEARPFLDEWRRASRLSPSEQVNPVLAAWTSIRDRYAVPQVYVEELIDGCEMDLSIKRYETWQELERYCYCVASTVGLISMHIIGVNDDDPHLFERSRQSAIDLGIALQLTNILRDVGEDLARGRIYLPQEDLRRFDYTEEDLHNGVIDDRFRALMRFEIQRAHDYYARSIPAIAALKSDGRVAVAAAAMLYRGILDKIIANDFDVFHKRAHLAFWEKLQHMPGVIWMVRQLPRERSKEGRASV from the coding sequence ATGATGATTCGCTCACTGAAGCTGCGCACTCCCTCGCCTGACCCCGAAAGCAAGCTCGACCTCGATCGCGCGTTCGCGCTATGCAGCGAGATCACCCGCGATCACTCCAAGTCGTTCTATTTCAGCACCTCGTTTCTCCCAAAAGATAAGCGGCGCGCCATCCGTGCCTTCTACGCCTTCTGCCGCACCACCGATGACACGGTAGATGTGCTGAGCAAGAGCGACGCCGAAGCGCGTCCCTTCCTCGACGAATGGCGCCGCGCGTCGCGCCTCTCACCCAGCGAACAAGTCAATCCGGTGTTAGCAGCCTGGACGTCCATTCGCGATCGCTACGCCGTGCCGCAGGTGTACGTCGAGGAGTTAATTGATGGCTGCGAGATGGATCTAAGCATCAAACGGTATGAAACTTGGCAAGAGTTAGAGCGTTACTGCTACTGCGTCGCAAGCACAGTCGGCCTGATCTCGATGCACATCATCGGCGTGAACGACGACGACCCCCACCTCTTCGAACGCAGCCGACAGTCGGCGATAGACCTCGGCATTGCGCTGCAGTTGACGAACATCCTGCGGGATGTCGGCGAGGACCTGGCCCGCGGGCGAATCTATCTGCCACAGGAAGATTTGCGGCGCTTCGATTACACGGAAGAGGATCTGCACAATGGCGTGATTGACGATCGGTTTCGCGCATTGATGCGCTTCGAGATTCAGCGCGCGCATGATTACTACGCGCGCAGCATCCCAGCCATCGCTGCGCTGAAGTCAGACGGACGCGTGGCGGTTGCCGCAGCCGCCATGCTTTACCGCGGCATCCTGGACAAAATCATCGCCAATGACTTCGACGTGTTTCACAAGCGCGCGCACCTCGCCTTCTGGGAGAAACTGCAGCACATGCCGGGCGTCATCTGGATGGTGAGGCAACTGCCACGGGAAAGGTCGAAGGAGGGTCGGGCAAGCGTATGA